In Pseudomonas poae, a single genomic region encodes these proteins:
- a CDS encoding translation initiation factor IF-3, whose protein sequence is MRQDKRAAPKAPINENISAREVRLIGADGEQIGIVSIDEALRIAEESKLDLVEISADAVPPVCRVMDYGKSIFEKKKQIAAAKKNQKQIQVKEIKFRPGTEEGDYQVKLRNLVRFLSDGDRAKVSLRFRGREMAHQELGMELLKRVEADLLEYGSVEQHPKMEGRQLIMVIAPKRRSNQQGTAGLLIMFIN, encoded by the coding sequence AACGAGAATATCTCGGCACGCGAGGTTCGGTTAATTGGCGCTGACGGCGAGCAGATTGGCATCGTCTCGATTGATGAAGCGCTTCGTATCGCTGAAGAGTCCAAATTGGACCTGGTGGAAATCTCCGCCGACGCAGTCCCGCCTGTTTGCCGGGTGATGGACTACGGCAAATCGATCTTCGAAAAGAAGAAGCAGATTGCTGCGGCGAAGAAGAACCAAAAGCAGATTCAAGTAAAAGAAATCAAGTTTCGTCCAGGGACGGAGGAAGGGGATTACCAGGTAAAACTGCGCAACCTGGTACGTTTCCTGAGTGATGGGGACAGGGCCAAGGTATCCTTGCGATTCCGCGGCCGTGAGATGGCCCACCAGGAGCTGGGGATGGAACTCCTCAAGCGGGTTGAAGCTGACTTGCTCGAGTACGGTTCGGTCGAACAGCATCCTAAGATGGAAGGACGCCAGCTGATCATGGTCATCGCCCCGAAAAGAAGAAGTAATCAACAGGGCACGGCAGGCCTTCTGATTATGTTTATCAACTGA
- a CDS encoding 50S ribosomal protein L35 produces MPKMKTKSGAAKRFLKTANGIKHKHAFKSHILTKMSTKRKRQLRGSSLLHPSDVAKVERMLRLR; encoded by the coding sequence ATGCCAAAGATGAAGACTAAAAGTGGTGCTGCTAAGCGGTTTCTGAAAACTGCTAACGGTATCAAGCACAAGCACGCTTTCAAGAGCCACATCCTGACCAAAATGTCGACCAAGCGTAAGCGTCAACTGCGCGGTAGCAGCTTGCTGCATCCGTCTGACGTGGCAAAAGTCGAGCGCATGCTGCGCCTTCGTTAA